Part of the Anaerolineae bacterium genome, GCCCAAGACTGGATCCCCCTCGACAGCTACCCGTTAATTTGTTAAACGCAAGCTATCATCACCCAGGAAAGCGGTTAGCATTATTATAGCTTACATTGATCTGGATTCCTTTTCTCAAATCCCACTTATAGACAGGAGGGAGACCGCTCACCGCTAAAGTTTACCCAATAGAAACAAACCGGCCGTGGGCATTCTCTCTATGCTCACGGCCTTTTTTACTGATTAACCCTTTCACTTCAGCCAAGCTGTGTTTCTCAGCAGTCCACGGCTTTCTTTATTTCTCTCAATCGAATCGCCCACTGGAACGCATTAAAACGCCTTGCAGAAGGCAAATCGTGTTCAAACTTGCTCAGAACATTGCCTGATGAAGCGACCAACAGTAGGTCATAGGAAAGGGACAGGACAATGTCCTATCCCTACCTTAAAATAACATCTGGTTATCCTTTAGCCAGGTTAACGTTTGGTCCACCTGCTGCAACCTGTTGACCAGCTCGTTGTGTTGGCCGCAGGCAACGCCCAACGCCTGTATCTCTACCTTCACCATCAGCGACGCAATCGCCAGAGCCTCGGCAAAACGGGCGTGCAGGTTTTGGCTAAAGGCGCGTTTGAGGGAGGGATAAGTTTCGGCCAGGGTAGCAAAATCGGCCGGGCTGAGTTGCCACGCAATCACCTCCGTTTCGGCCTGAGCCGTGTAAGTGTGGGGCCGGTCCAAAATAACGGCTTGCTCGCCAAAAGTTTGTCCCGGCCAAAGTTCGGCGCAATCCTGTCCCTGGCTCAAGAGCCATACCTGTCCTTGCTCAATAAAAAAGATGCCGGTCGGCGGGTCGCCGCTGCGATAGATAGTTTCGCGCGGCAGGTATCGTTGTGGCGAAAGATGATGGGCCACGGCCTGCCGCTCGCCGCTTGATAAATTCTGCAAAAGTGAGATTTTGGCTAACGCCTTAGCCAGGTAGTCTTGAAATTGGCTAATGCCCGTCCCAAAGGCCAGGCCCAAACTTAAACCAACTTGAGGATATTGGGCAATAATACCGGAGAGGGCGTTCGTGCCTAACTGCCAGGCAGTAACCTTGCTGGCCGCCAGCGCGGTATTGGCGTGAACGCGGCCCAGGAAAAAATCGGTTTCGCCCAACAGTCGGCCGGGGCCAAGCGTGGCCACCAGGGAGGTGTCGTCAGCGTAGAGTTTTACCCAGCCCTCTTGAATGAGGTAAAGCACCTCGCTGGGGCTATCTTGAGCAAAGAGCGCCTCATCCGGCTGGAAATTTTGGGGTTGCAACCGATTACTGATAATTTGCTGCTCTTCCCCGGTCAATTCGGCAAAAAGCGGGGTGTGTTTGATCAGATTCTCTGGTGTGACCAGCTCCACTGTTTTAGCCGACACGCCGTTTGGAAAATTGGGTTTGCGAAGCTTGTCAGCGCCATTTGCCCGCGGTTTGGTTGGATGGGAGTGACCTATCAGACGGGTGATGGGTTGTTTCAATGAAGATGCTGCCATATTGTCCATCCGTTCCCAGCGCGCACAACATTGTGCGTCACTTTTTTAGAGCCTCAGTAGATCCAAATTTGGGCTGGTAATCCGCACTTCAGTGCGTTTTTTAGGCATTAAAATGCCCACTCCAAACAACATTTTGGATCTACTGAGACTTACTCCGGCCAATCTTCACCCAATCCAGGCGCGCCCACGCCTCATTTTTTAATAACCTTAAAATTATTAAGGCTCATTTTACTTACATACTTTATTTAAGCAAATTAGGTAGTACTTTTTTCCTACTCCGCAAACAGGGGGGTTAAGTGACAGATTTACCGGCATCCGGCCCGTGTGACCGGCCATCGCCGCCGTAGTCTACGGAAAATTGCCAACCGGCCCACTTTGCGTTATCTTACTCCTGGCATGAAAAAAGCTTTCAAAAAACGCTGGCTTATCATCATCGGCGCAGGATTGATTTTGTTATTGGTGTTGGCCTGGCTAACGACAACGGAGAATGTCAACATCTGGCCCATTCGAAACACCCTGCAATACCGGCTGCTGACCCGGTGGTGGGAACTTACGAGAAAACCGCTGCCGGGCGAACCTGGCACTTTGCAGGGTACAATCCGGGATGCGCAAGGCCGACCCGTTGCCGGAGCCTGGGTGTTGGTTTCCCGCTGGAACGGCGTCACCTATAGCACCCGCAGTAAGGCAGATGGTCATTACCTCCTTTCTGATGTGCCGGCGGGCGCGTATCGGCCGGTGGCTGGCGGCGCGCCCGGCTATACTGAGGTCAGTTTTGGCAAAGTGTGGCTTAAAGCGGGCAAAACAACCATGGCCAACGCCGTGCTGCCGATTGAGTCCCCGCCAGTTTATGCTCCTGGCTGCAATTTGGCGTTTGATGAGCCAGTCCCCTTATCTTGCTCCGTTCCGCTTGAATCCAGCGCCCTTCGCCGAGAAATCACCTTTGATAGTGGCGGGCAGCCCAACCAATTGACCCTCTATTACACGCCCCTGACCGCCACAACAACCAGCCAACTGCCTGTTTTACTCACCGTCTATCCCGGCCCCGCCGACACCTGGAATTGCGCCAGCATTCCCCTAGCCGCCGCTGGTTACGCCGTGATCGCGGTTGGCCCGGCCTACACTTTTTCCCTGGAACAGGATATTGACGAATTGCAGCGATTGGTCGACTTTGCCCGCGCCGGAAAATTCCCCGGCACCAATGGCCGCAAAATCGCCCTCCTCGGCGGCAGTTACAGCAGTTTGCACGTGCAGCAATTGCTCCAGCGCGACCGGAGGTTTCAGGCAGCGCTTCTGCTCGGCCCGCCCACAGATTTATTTGACATGCGCCGTCGCTTAGAAGAAGGCACATACATCCCCCCCTTTGGCCTGGATCAGGCCCTCATTGCCCTGGGCCTGCCCAGTCACGAACCTCTCCGCTACTTTCGATATTCCGGGGCCTACCATGTCCGGCCCGACTTTCCGCCCCTGGCTATTCTCCACAGCCGCAGCGACGAGGTAGTGCCCTACCAGCAAAGCGAACTATTGGCCAAGAATCTGGCGTTGGTTGGCGCTTCTTATGAAGTTCATTTTTTTGATGGCGCCAGTCATTACCTACTGGCCGAGGAGGGGGATAAAGACTCGCTGGAAATTTATCGGATTACGCTGGATTTTCTGGAAAAACATTTGGCACACTAAAAACGACCGACGACCAATGACCAACGACCAATGACCAACGACCGGCTTTGGTCGTTCGTCGTTCGTCAATGGAGGCGACTCGACCGCAAGCCCAACTCGTGCTAAAATTCAAACCTAAAGTACGCAAACATAATTCTACGGAGCAACCCTGTGAGCGACGAATGGCTAGACCAACTCCGTCAACTGCATGAAGCAGATAAAGCCCAACGCGAAGCGGAAGCCCCCCCGGAGCCGGAACCGCCTCCGCCAAGCCGGGCCAGCGAACTATTGCGGCAAAGTGAAGCCCACCAACATTTACGAGAAATCCAAAAGGTTTTGCTCAACGGCGGCGGAACCCTGGACATCTTTGACCGGGCCAGCGACTACGAACGGGTCGTCACGTTGGCCTGGCAGGGGCCAATTTCCGCCGCCCGCAAACCGGACCCCGACGACCCGGAACCCTACCACTACATCCTGGTTGGCGTGCGCAAAGATAAATTGTGGGTCAACGGCCAATCACTGCCCAACGCCCAGCCAGAGACGCTCAAGGCGGCTCTCTTGGAAGCGTGCAAAAAACCTGGCCGAGAAAAAAATCGCAAATGACAAATGGTAGATGACAAATTGCAAAGCCGGCCTGAACAAAGTTCAATAACCGCCAAGCGCCAATCAACCGCGTTGGCCCATCCTAACATTGCCTTTATTAAATATTGGGGCAATACGGATGATACCCTGCGCTTGCCGGCCAATTCGTCGCTCTCAATGAACCTGGGCAGTTTGCACACCATCACCACAGTTACTTTTGATGATAATTTGCCGGGCGACCAACTGCTTATCAACAATGCGCCGGTAACAGGGGCGGCGCTGGCCCGGGTGACAGCCCACCTTAACCTGGTGCGCAGCCAGGCCAGGCTAAAATCTCCGGCCCGCGTCGAGTCGACAAACAATTTCCCCATAGGCTCGGGCATCGCCTCCTCGGCGGCGGCCTTTGCCGCGTTGAGCGTGGCTGCGGCGTCCGCGGCCGGATTGTCGCTGGACGAAGCGGCTCTCTCCCGGCTGGCGCGGCGTGGTTCAGGCTCGGCCAGCCGATCCATTCCCGATGGCTACTGCCAATGGGTGACCGGCAGTGACG contains:
- the mvaD gene encoding diphosphomevalonate decarboxylase; this encodes MVDDKLQSRPEQSSITAKRQSTALAHPNIAFIKYWGNTDDTLRLPANSSLSMNLGSLHTITTVTFDDNLPGDQLLINNAPVTGAALARVTAHLNLVRSQARLKSPARVESTNNFPIGSGIASSAAAFAALSVAAASAAGLSLDEAALSRLARRGSGSASRSIPDGYCQWVTGSDETSFATSIAPASSWDLRDIIVVASQEHKPVGSSDGHRLAKTASLQAARVAGAEERLKQCREALLARNLAAMGPVIEEDAVMMHAVMMSSRPPLYYWNTVTMDVIQATQHWRAGGLPVYFTIDAGPNVHLICEAPDAKTVEAEARQIPGVENILLSGPGGAARLVKK
- a CDS encoding cyclic nucleotide-binding domain-containing protein; the protein is MAASSLKQPITRLIGHSHPTKPRANGADKLRKPNFPNGVSAKTVELVTPENLIKHTPLFAELTGEEQQIISNRLQPQNFQPDEALFAQDSPSEVLYLIQEGWVKLYADDTSLVATLGPGRLLGETDFFLGRVHANTALAASKVTAWQLGTNALSGIIAQYPQVGLSLGLAFGTGISQFQDYLAKALAKISLLQNLSSGERQAVAHHLSPQRYLPRETIYRSGDPPTGIFFIEQGQVWLLSQGQDCAELWPGQTFGEQAVILDRPHTYTAQAETEVIAWQLSPADFATLAETYPSLKRAFSQNLHARFAEALAIASLMVKVEIQALGVACGQHNELVNRLQQVDQTLTWLKDNQMLF
- a CDS encoding carboxypeptidase regulatory-like domain-containing protein encodes the protein MTGHRRRSLRKIANRPTLRYLTPGMKKAFKKRWLIIIGAGLILLLVLAWLTTTENVNIWPIRNTLQYRLLTRWWELTRKPLPGEPGTLQGTIRDAQGRPVAGAWVLVSRWNGVTYSTRSKADGHYLLSDVPAGAYRPVAGGAPGYTEVSFGKVWLKAGKTTMANAVLPIESPPVYAPGCNLAFDEPVPLSCSVPLESSALRREITFDSGGQPNQLTLYYTPLTATTTSQLPVLLTVYPGPADTWNCASIPLAAAGYAVIAVGPAYTFSLEQDIDELQRLVDFARAGKFPGTNGRKIALLGGSYSSLHVQQLLQRDRRFQAALLLGPPTDLFDMRRRLEEGTYIPPFGLDQALIALGLPSHEPLRYFRYSGAYHVRPDFPPLAILHSRSDEVVPYQQSELLAKNLALVGASYEVHFFDGASHYLLAEEGDKDSLEIYRITLDFLEKHLAH